From a region of the Fusobacterium sp. FSA-380-WT-3A genome:
- a CDS encoding SbcC/MukB-like Walker B domain-containing protein, which produces MRPILLEIEGLQSFKERQKINFEKLGEAGIFGIFGETGSGKSTILDGMILALYGEIPKSSTFANNQGGIRNLLNTSSDKMEIYFKFALDEDIFEISRKYYLGKSKGELDLKTKEIILKKNGEVIAEKTNAFKEKINEEFGLELGDFTRTVVLPQGQFSEFLKLKGVAKRELLERIFNMEKYGKSLQEKVNEEKKFWAKEIEKYENQKLGFGETSKEEIESLETRKNQEKEFLKEKEEEKEKFLKEYKEKEELKNLLLKNEDLKKERVFLDLKKDEIELNKKSLKRSQEAYELIEHIEVFENIKNKIDINNEKLEKLLVEKTSFENKIKEFNKDIENNLLKLNDVTKEKETVDYNKGEEIKLGKIIFSKKNLIEKEEEKINKSKDLENLKTEIKNIKLDLENNKNKALEIDKKREEISNIDESILEKLLNEKQEFENIIKKYKENSKKKENYIKEKEELLEKEILFSTKKNQIIDEIDELEKLKIENIALQLAINLKEGEPCPVCGSTFHPHLIIETSNYEGDINKDIKSLNIKREEYINEEGKIKGKIDTLTRNIEDLSIYFKDRLIDENITLELENKIQELENMYLKEKKNIDEINSQKLSIEKEEILINNTIKNLVEKILEREKNVKKQEKEIENINEKIEDIKNSISLEGEIYINNSIENLEVRKNILEENGKKIDSLTKVEKTLEKDISLLKSNLEKLKKEFDEVLLDEKAITTENSIFDKDKIEKENIINSLSNKYNFKNNDEVKESFLGKEKEESLKEEIEEYTNNYQRIITLLLENETLIKGRQLRDEEWEGLKIKSNEIETTLNNLRVSISSLERDINEKKILLEQLEKIGKEILKAQKNFDIAEDLYKKLKSGDFIKFLTTKRLKTIVANASERLNRISNGRYQLESDDECDFFVIDVFNSGDRRRTGTLSGGETFIVSLCLALALSKQLQLKGKVPLQFFFLDEGFGSLDSKLLDKVMDSIENIKNEERLTIGVISHLEDLKVRIIKRLEVEKAIPGVRGSRIKLI; this is translated from the coding sequence ATGAGACCAATATTATTAGAAATAGAAGGATTACAAAGTTTTAAAGAAAGGCAAAAAATAAATTTTGAAAAACTTGGAGAGGCTGGGATATTTGGAATATTTGGAGAAACAGGAAGTGGAAAATCAACTATTCTTGATGGAATGATTTTAGCTCTTTATGGAGAAATTCCCAAATCTTCAACTTTTGCCAATAATCAAGGAGGAATTAGAAATCTTTTGAATACTTCTTCTGATAAAATGGAAATTTATTTTAAGTTTGCTCTTGATGAAGATATATTTGAAATTTCTAGAAAATATTATCTTGGAAAAAGTAAAGGAGAATTGGATTTAAAAACTAAAGAGATAATTTTAAAAAAAAATGGAGAAGTTATTGCTGAAAAAACCAATGCTTTTAAAGAGAAAATAAATGAAGAATTTGGTTTAGAACTTGGAGATTTTACTAGAACTGTAGTTTTGCCTCAAGGACAATTTAGTGAATTTTTAAAATTAAAAGGAGTTGCAAAGAGAGAACTTCTTGAAAGAATTTTTAATATGGAAAAATATGGGAAATCTCTACAAGAAAAAGTCAACGAAGAAAAAAAGTTTTGGGCAAAAGAGATAGAAAAATATGAAAATCAAAAACTTGGTTTTGGTGAAACTTCTAAAGAGGAGATTGAGAGCTTAGAAACTAGAAAAAATCAAGAGAAAGAATTTTTAAAAGAAAAAGAAGAGGAAAAGGAAAAATTTTTAAAAGAGTATAAAGAAAAAGAAGAACTAAAAAATCTTTTATTAAAAAATGAAGATTTAAAAAAAGAAAGAGTATTTCTTGATTTAAAAAAGGATGAGATAGAACTAAATAAAAAATCTTTAAAAAGAAGTCAAGAGGCTTATGAGTTAATAGAACATATTGAAGTTTTTGAAAATATAAAAAATAAAATAGATATAAATAATGAAAAATTAGAAAAACTTTTAGTAGAAAAAACTTCTTTTGAAAATAAAATAAAAGAGTTTAATAAAGATATAGAAAATAATCTTCTAAAATTAAATGATGTTACTAAGGAAAAAGAAACTGTTGACTATAACAAAGGTGAAGAGATAAAATTAGGAAAAATAATATTTTCTAAGAAAAATCTTATTGAAAAAGAAGAGGAAAAAATAAACAAAAGTAAAGATTTAGAAAATCTTAAAACTGAAATTAAAAATATTAAATTAGATTTAGAAAACAATAAAAATAAAGCTTTAGAAATTGATAAAAAAAGAGAAGAAATTTCTAATATAGATGAAAGTATATTAGAAAAACTTTTAAATGAAAAACAAGAGTTTGAAAATATAATTAAAAAATATAAGGAAAATTCTAAAAAGAAAGAAAATTACATTAAAGAAAAAGAGGAACTTTTAGAAAAAGAGATTTTATTTTCTACTAAGAAAAATCAAATAATTGATGAAATAGATGAGTTAGAAAAATTAAAAATTGAAAATATAGCCTTACAATTAGCCATTAATTTAAAAGAGGGAGAACCTTGTCCTGTATGTGGTTCTACATTTCATCCTCATTTAATTATTGAAACAAGCAATTATGAGGGAGATATAAATAAAGATATAAAAAGTCTTAATATAAAAAGAGAAGAATATATAAATGAAGAGGGAAAAATAAAAGGAAAAATAGATACTCTTACTAGAAATATAGAAGATTTATCTATTTATTTTAAAGATAGATTAATTGATGAAAATATAACTTTAGAATTAGAAAATAAAATTCAAGAGTTAGAAAATATGTATTTAAAAGAAAAGAAAAATATTGATGAAATAAACAGTCAAAAATTATCTATTGAAAAAGAGGAGATTTTAATTAATAACACTATTAAAAATTTAGTTGAGAAAATCTTAGAAAGAGAAAAAAATGTTAAAAAGCAAGAAAAGGAGATTGAAAATATAAATGAAAAAATAGAAGATATTAAAAATTCCATATCTTTAGAGGGGGAAATATATATAAATAATTCCATAGAAAATCTTGAAGTTAGAAAAAATATCTTAGAAGAAAATGGAAAAAAAATAGATAGTTTAACAAAAGTTGAAAAAACTCTCGAGAAGGATATATCTCTTTTAAAAAGTAATCTCGAAAAATTAAAAAAAGAGTTTGATGAAGTTTTATTAGATGAAAAGGCTATAACTACAGAAAACTCCATATTTGATAAAGATAAAATAGAGAAAGAAAATATAATAAATTCTCTTTCTAATAAATATAACTTTAAAAATAATGACGAAGTTAAAGAAAGTTTTTTAGGAAAAGAAAAAGAGGAAAGTTTAAAAGAGGAGATTGAAGAATATACAAATAATTATCAAAGAATTATAACTCTTTTATTAGAGAATGAAACTCTTATAAAAGGAAGACAACTGAGGGATGAGGAGTGGGAAGGATTAAAAATAAAATCAAATGAGATTGAAACTACTTTAAATAATTTAAGAGTATCTATTTCATCATTAGAAAGGGATATAAATGAGAAAAAAATCTTGTTAGAACAGTTAGAAAAAATAGGAAAGGAAATTTTAAAGGCTCAGAAAAATTTTGATATAGCAGAAGATTTATATAAAAAATTAAAATCTGGAGATTTTATAAAGTTTTTAACTACAAAGAGATTAAAAACAATAGTTGCCAATGCTTCTGAAAGATTAAATAGGATAAGCAATGGAAGGTATCAATTAGAATCTGATGATGAATGTGATTTCTTTGTAATAGATGTATTTAATAGTGGAGATAGAAGAAGAACAGGAACTTTATCAGGTGGTGAAACTTTTATAGTTTCTCTTTGTCTTGCTCTTGCTCTTTCAAAGCAATTACAACTTAAAGGAAAAGTTCCTTTACAATTTTTCTTCCTTGATGAAGGTTTTGGTAGTCTTGACTCAAAACTTTTGGATAAAGTTATGGATTCTATTGAAAATATAAAAAATGAAGAAAGACTTACAATTGGAGTTATTAGTCATTTAGAAGATTTGAAAGTGAGAATTATAAAAAGATTGGAAGTAGAAAAAGCAATTCCAGGTGTAAGAGGTAGTAGAATAAAATTAATTTAA
- a CDS encoding fructose-1,6-bisphosphatase, with protein MDGDKLKFLQLLSKSFPTIAATTSEIINLKAILNLPKGTEHFLTDIHGEYRAFNHVLRNGSGVIKDKIDDIYGDTLEENLKKQLATVIYYPEEKINLIQKQTADMKGWYKITILRLIEVCRIVSSKYTDSKVRKALPKDFAYIIQELIHEKYSDDKKDYVRNIIDTIIELDIAKEFIVSLSGLIQRLTIDVLHIVGDIYDRGPKPHLIVDKLMQHHNVDIQWGNHDMLWMTAAAGHKCAITNVVRISSRYSNTDILEDVYGINMLPLARFAMSTYANDPCTNFLPKESKDSDVSLMAKIHKAISIIQFKIEGQTILKNPNFNMNSRLLLDKIDYKRGILKVDGKEYPLTDTNFPTINPKDPYALTEEENEILEKLKQSFIHSEKLQKHTKFLFSKGSMFLKYNSNLLFHGCIPVDKNKEFTKMELFGKTFSGKAYLEELDRICREGYFNKTDSKMKEACMDMMWYLWCGENSPLFGKDAMKTFERYFTTDKDLHKENKNYYYSLYEDKDFIDKIFAEFDLDPEKSHIINGHMPVKEKRGESPIKANKKLIVIDGGFSKAYQKETGLAGYTLIYNSYGLKLVSHQPFEDVNTAIANCIDIHSSTRIIKRVLERKKVKDTDVGENIQKQINDLYELLNAYKRGYIKTKEEK; from the coding sequence ATGGACGGAGATAAATTAAAATTTTTACAATTATTATCTAAATCATTTCCAACAATTGCAGCTACTACAAGTGAAATTATAAACTTAAAAGCTATCTTAAATTTACCTAAAGGAACAGAACATTTTTTAACAGATATTCATGGAGAGTATAGAGCTTTTAATCATGTACTTAGAAATGGTTCTGGAGTTATAAAAGATAAAATTGATGATATTTATGGAGATACTTTAGAAGAAAATTTAAAAAAACAATTAGCAACAGTTATTTATTATCCAGAGGAAAAAATAAATCTTATTCAAAAACAAACTGCTGATATGAAAGGTTGGTATAAAATTACTATTCTTAGATTAATTGAAGTTTGTAGAATAGTAAGTTCAAAATATACTGATTCTAAAGTTAGAAAAGCATTGCCAAAAGATTTTGCCTATATTATTCAAGAATTAATTCATGAAAAATATTCTGATGATAAAAAGGATTATGTAAGAAATATTATTGATACAATTATTGAGCTTGATATTGCTAAAGAATTTATTGTATCTTTATCTGGGCTTATCCAAAGACTTACAATAGATGTATTACATATAGTTGGAGATATTTATGACAGAGGTCCTAAACCTCATCTTATAGTTGATAAACTTATGCAACATCACAATGTTGATATTCAATGGGGTAACCACGATATGCTTTGGATGACAGCAGCAGCTGGACATAAATGTGCAATAACTAATGTTGTAAGAATTAGTAGTAGATATTCTAATACTGATATTTTAGAAGATGTTTATGGAATTAATATGTTGCCACTAGCAAGATTTGCTATGTCAACTTATGCAAATGACCCTTGCACAAATTTTTTACCAAAAGAATCAAAAGATTCTGATGTTTCTTTAATGGCAAAAATTCATAAGGCTATATCTATAATTCAATTTAAAATTGAGGGGCAAACTATATTAAAAAATCCTAATTTTAATATGAATTCAAGACTTCTTTTGGATAAAATTGATTATAAACGTGGAATTTTAAAAGTAGATGGTAAAGAATATCCATTAACTGATACTAATTTTCCTACAATAAATCCAAAAGACCCATATGCCTTAACAGAGGAAGAAAATGAAATTCTTGAAAAATTAAAACAAAGTTTCATTCATAGTGAAAAATTACAAAAACATACTAAGTTTCTTTTCTCCAAAGGAAGTATGTTTTTAAAATACAATTCAAATTTATTATTCCATGGTTGTATCCCTGTTGATAAAAATAAAGAATTTACTAAAATGGAATTATTTGGAAAAACTTTTTCAGGAAAAGCATATCTTGAAGAATTAGATAGAATTTGTAGAGAGGGATATTTTAATAAAACTGATAGTAAAATGAAAGAAGCTTGTATGGATATGATGTGGTATCTATGGTGTGGAGAAAATTCTCCATTATTTGGAAAAGATGCTATGAAAACTTTTGAGAGATATTTTACTACAGATAAAGATTTACATAAGGAAAATAAAAATTATTACTATTCATTATATGAAGATAAAGATTTTATAGATAAAATTTTTGCTGAATTTGACCTTGACCCAGAAAAATCTCATATAATAAATGGACATATGCCAGTAAAAGAAAAAAGAGGAGAGAGTCCAATAAAAGCTAATAAAAAATTAATTGTAATAGATGGTGGATTCTCAAAAGCTTATCAAAAAGAAACAGGACTTGCTGGTTATACTTTAATATATAACTCTTATGGATTAAAACTTGTATCTCATCAGCCTTTTGAAGATGTTAATACAGCCATTGCAAATTGTATAGATATTCACTCTTCTACTAGAATTATTAAAAGAGTTTTAGAAAGAAAAAAAGTTAAAGATACAGATGTTGGAGAAAATATCCAAAAACAAATTAATGATTTATATGAATTATTAAATGCTTATAAGAGAGGTTATATAAAAACTAAAGAAGAAAAATAA